The Nodosilinea sp. PGN35 genome has a window encoding:
- a CDS encoding response regulator transcription factor, with protein MNVLLIEDEAKIAGFVAQGLQEQGFVVDTCPNGSEGYALATDRTYDVVLLDIMVPGMDGLAILKALRGAGYAVPVILITARNELDDRLAGLNLGADDYIAKPFYVEELVARMHAVVRRSGGERQNFLAAGPLRLDRISREVTCGGHQVELTAREFNLLEYLMRSPGRVLTRTQILEHVWGYDFNPSTNVVDVAIQRLRKKLDPLDAAQWIESVRGVGYRFRPPEESNSASSRGERP; from the coding sequence ATGAACGTTTTGCTGATCGAAGACGAGGCCAAAATTGCCGGCTTTGTGGCCCAGGGGCTGCAAGAGCAGGGCTTTGTGGTAGACACCTGCCCCAACGGCAGCGAGGGCTATGCCCTGGCCACCGATCGCACCTACGACGTGGTGCTGCTCGACATCATGGTGCCGGGCATGGACGGGCTGGCCATTCTCAAGGCGCTGCGGGGGGCGGGCTACGCCGTGCCGGTAATTTTAATTACCGCCCGCAACGAACTCGACGATCGCCTGGCCGGGCTAAATCTGGGGGCCGACGACTACATCGCCAAACCTTTCTACGTCGAAGAACTGGTGGCCCGCATGCACGCGGTGGTGCGGCGCAGCGGCGGCGAACGGCAGAATTTTTTGGCCGCTGGCCCCCTGCGCCTCGATCGCATCAGCCGTGAAGTCACCTGCGGCGGCCACCAGGTGGAGCTGACGGCGCGGGAGTTTAACCTGCTGGAATATTTGATGCGATCGCCGGGCCGCGTGCTGACCCGCACCCAAATTTTGGAGCACGTCTGGGGCTACGACTTTAACCCCAGCACCAATGTGGTCGATGTGGCGATTCAGCGGCTGCGCAAAAAGCTCGACCCCCTAGACGCTGCCCAGTGGATCGAGAGCGTACGCGGGGTGGGCTACCGCTTTCGCCCCCCCGAAGAGAGCAATTCGGCAAGTTCCAGAGGGGAACGCCCGTGA
- a CDS encoding response regulator transcription factor, whose amino-acid sequence MKILLVEDDPAQLNPLQQALIKANHRVDAVADGLTAQTLMGDRPYDLLVLDWMLPQVSGLELCQGYRRLGKTAPVLLLTAKDTAGDKVMGLDAGADDYLVKPVNLSEFLARVRALGRRSPLWLGDRLTLSNLTLDLNTLVLEGPQGSVQLSGREFQLMEYLLRHPQQVLTRDQIEQALWAWDMAPESKAVAILVHRLRQRLQAVGADGWLQTIYGMGYRLSSPAQEPQPNV is encoded by the coding sequence ATGAAGATTCTACTGGTTGAAGACGATCCGGCGCAGCTCAACCCGCTGCAGCAGGCGCTGATCAAAGCCAACCATCGGGTCGATGCGGTGGCGGATGGCCTGACGGCACAGACGCTGATGGGCGATCGCCCCTACGATCTGCTGGTGCTCGACTGGATGCTGCCCCAGGTGAGCGGCCTGGAGCTGTGCCAGGGCTACCGCCGCCTGGGCAAGACCGCGCCAGTGCTGTTGCTCACCGCCAAAGACACCGCCGGAGACAAGGTGATGGGGCTCGACGCCGGGGCCGACGACTACCTGGTGAAGCCGGTAAACCTCAGCGAGTTTTTGGCGCGGGTGCGGGCGCTGGGGCGCAGGTCGCCGCTGTGGCTGGGCGATCGCCTCACCCTGAGTAATCTCACCCTCGACCTCAACACCCTGGTTTTAGAAGGCCCCCAGGGCTCGGTGCAGCTTTCGGGGCGAGAGTTTCAGCTGATGGAGTACCTGCTGCGCCACCCCCAGCAGGTGCTGACCCGCGACCAGATTGAGCAGGCCCTGTGGGCCTGGGATATGGCCCCCGAAAGTAAAGCCGTGGCCATCCTGGTGCATCGGCTGCGCCAGCGCTTGCAGGCCGTGGGCGCTGACGGCTGGCTACAAACCATCTACGGTATGGGGTACCGGCTGTCCAGCCCCGCCCAGGAGCCCCAGCCCAATGTTTGA